One Thioclava electrotropha DNA segment encodes these proteins:
- a CDS encoding TRAP transporter permease — MAENRALNEQELQELVQASDSGARSPKGWVGLMVAVVALSWSIFQVLLASPIGPYVLPGDLINNARQIHLAYAIFLSAMAYPLFKSSPKDHVPWYDWILAVGGALLSMYGYFFYQKIVDNGGLADMQDAYISVLGIIFLFIAAYRTLGPIMVLLAIVFLCYVFFGSSEFFPEQIRWAGASLRKAMSHMWITSEGVFGIALGVSTKFVFLFVLFGALLEKAGAGNYFIQMAFGALGHLRGGPAKAAVVGSAATGLISGSSIANVVTTGTFTIPLMKRVGFSAEKAGSVEVASSVNGQIMPPVMGAAAFLMVEYVGISYLEVIKHAFIPAIISYIALFYIVHLEAVKNRMPTIGDRVVSVWRTAFGMFAFFAGFAALCYATQFPVRLITSMVPEGAAWVLALLVVVVYLGLVWVAAKAPDLEPDDPNSEIVKLPEIKDIYKAGLYYLLPIVVLVYFLMIERKSPGLSAFWASFLLFFILLTQKPLKAMFRGESAPMSRFREGVLDLIGGMIDGARNMIGIGLATATAGIIVGTVSLTGIGQVMADFVEFLSGGNLILMLIFVAILSLILGMGLPTTANYIVVSSLMVGVVVHLGAQSGLVVPLIAVHLFVFYFGIMADVTPPVGLASFAAAAVSGGDAIKTGFTAFFYSLRTVALPFVFIFNTDLLLIDVTWYQAIFVFIVATIGILVFTAGTMGWFITRSKIWETVALLLIAFTLFRPGYFMNMIEPPYNEVPPANITQRLDKAPVGRELRLVFSGPDYTTGDPKDMTVLVKVPEGATGQDRLDKLGLSFTETDGKMVADEPMFGTELQTKLQGFDFYGDNPVTLSNVKVPNDQLPKELMFIPAFALLALIAFLQNRRKEDDDAAFAEGEPA; from the coding sequence ATGGCGGAAAATCGCGCCTTGAACGAACAGGAATTACAGGAGCTCGTCCAGGCTTCTGACAGCGGGGCACGCAGCCCCAAGGGATGGGTCGGGCTCATGGTCGCCGTGGTGGCGCTGAGCTGGTCGATCTTTCAGGTGCTTCTGGCTTCGCCCATCGGGCCGTATGTGCTGCCGGGCGACCTGATCAACAACGCCCGCCAGATCCATCTGGCCTATGCCATCTTCCTCTCGGCGATGGCGTATCCGCTGTTCAAATCCTCACCCAAGGACCATGTGCCGTGGTATGACTGGATCCTCGCGGTCGGCGGTGCGCTGCTCTCGATGTACGGCTATTTCTTCTACCAGAAGATCGTCGACAATGGCGGGCTCGCCGATATGCAGGACGCCTATATCTCCGTCCTCGGCATCATCTTCCTCTTCATCGCAGCCTATCGCACGCTCGGGCCCATCATGGTCCTGCTGGCGATCGTGTTCCTGTGCTACGTCTTCTTCGGCTCCTCCGAGTTCTTCCCCGAACAGATCCGCTGGGCCGGCGCGAGCCTGCGCAAGGCCATGTCGCATATGTGGATCACCTCCGAGGGGGTGTTCGGCATCGCGCTTGGCGTCTCGACCAAGTTCGTCTTCCTCTTCGTGCTGTTCGGCGCGCTTCTCGAGAAAGCCGGCGCGGGCAACTACTTCATCCAGATGGCCTTCGGCGCGCTCGGCCATCTGCGCGGCGGCCCGGCAAAAGCCGCCGTCGTGGGCTCTGCCGCGACCGGCCTGATCTCGGGCTCGTCGATCGCGAACGTCGTCACCACCGGCACCTTCACCATTCCGCTGATGAAGCGCGTGGGCTTCTCGGCTGAGAAGGCGGGTTCGGTCGAGGTGGCCTCTTCGGTCAACGGCCAGATCATGCCCCCGGTGATGGGGGCTGCCGCCTTCCTGATGGTGGAATATGTCGGCATCTCCTATCTGGAGGTCATCAAACACGCCTTCATCCCGGCGATCATCTCCTACATCGCACTGTTCTACATCGTGCACCTTGAGGCGGTGAAAAACCGGATGCCGACGATCGGCGACCGCGTGGTCTCGGTCTGGCGCACCGCCTTTGGCATGTTCGCCTTCTTCGCGGGCTTCGCGGCCCTGTGCTACGCCACGCAATTCCCGGTGCGCCTCATCACTTCGATGGTGCCCGAAGGCGCGGCCTGGGTTCTCGCCCTGCTCGTCGTTGTGGTCTATCTCGGCCTCGTCTGGGTCGCTGCGAAAGCGCCCGATCTGGAGCCGGACGATCCGAATTCGGAGATCGTGAAGCTTCCCGAGATCAAGGACATCTATAAGGCGGGCCTCTACTACCTGCTGCCGATCGTCGTGCTGGTCTATTTCCTGATGATCGAGCGCAAATCGCCGGGCCTGTCGGCCTTCTGGGCCTCGTTCCTGCTGTTCTTCATCCTGCTTACGCAGAAACCGCTCAAGGCGATGTTCCGCGGCGAGAGTGCGCCCATGAGCCGCTTCCGTGAAGGTGTTCTCGACCTGATCGGCGGCATGATCGATGGCGCGCGCAACATGATCGGGATCGGTCTGGCCACGGCCACCGCCGGGATCATCGTGGGCACCGTCTCGCTGACCGGGATCGGTCAGGTGATGGCCGATTTCGTCGAGTTCCTCTCGGGCGGCAACCTGATCCTGATGCTGATCTTCGTGGCGATCCTGTCGCTGATCCTAGGGATGGGCCTGCCGACCACGGCGAACTACATCGTCGTCAGTTCGCTAATGGTGGGCGTGGTCGTCCATCTGGGCGCGCAATCGGGCCTCGTGGTGCCGCTGATCGCGGTGCACCTGTTCGTGTTCTACTTCGGGATCATGGCCGATGTGACGCCACCGGTGGGGCTAGCGAGTTTCGCGGCGGCGGCGGTCTCTGGCGGCGATGCGATCAAGACGGGCTTCACCGCCTTCTTCTATTCGCTGCGCACGGTCGCCCTGCCCTTCGTGTTCATCTTCAACACCGACCTGCTGCTGATCGACGTGACCTGGTATCAGGCGATCTTCGTCTTCATCGTGGCTACGATCGGCATCCTCGTCTTCACCGCAGGCACGATGGGCTGGTTCATCACCCGTTCGAAGATCTGGGAGACGGTGGCGCTGCTTCTGATCGCGTTCACCCTGTTCCGTCCCGGCTATTTCATGAACATGATCGAGCCGCCCTATAACGAGGTGCCGCCTGCCAATATCACGCAGCGTCTCGACAAGGCGCCGGTCGGTCGCGAGTTGCGGCTGGTCTTCTCGGGGCCCGATTATACGACGGGCGATCCGAAGGACATGACGGTGCTGGTCAAGGTGCCCGAGGGCGCGACGGGTCAGGACCGGCTCGACAAGCTCGGCCTGAGCTTCACCGAGACGGACGGCAAGATGGTCGCGGACGAGCCGATGTTCGGCACGGAGCTGCAGACCAAACTGCAGGGCTTCGACTTCTACGGCGACAATCCCGTCACCCTGTCCAACGTGAAGGTGCCGAACGACCAGCTCCCCAAAGAGCTGATGTTCATCCCCGCCTTCGCCCTTCTCGCGCTCATCGCTTTCCTGCAAAATCGGCGCAAGGAAGACGACGACGCGGCCTTTGCTGAAGGAGAACCGGCATGA
- a CDS encoding TAXI family TRAP transporter solute-binding subunit encodes MKKFFKLGAIAAVAGALFAPAANAADETFITIGTGGVTGVYYPTGGAICRLMNKSHKETGVRCSVESTGGSVYNINTIRSGELDFGIAQSDWQYHAYKGDSKFSDQGPFEKLRAVFSIHPEPFTVVARADSGIKNFADLKGKRVNIGNPGSGQRGTMEVLMDAMGWKTSDFALATELKAAEQSKALCDNQIDAMVYTVGHPSGSIQEATTSCDATLVNVTGDAVDKLVADNPYYAKATIPGGMYRGNPDDTQTFGVRATLVTSADEPDDVVYALVKSVFDNFDEFKKLHPAFAHLTPEEMVTKGISAPIHPGALKYYKEQGWIK; translated from the coding sequence ATGAAAAAGTTCTTCAAACTCGGGGCCATCGCGGCCGTCGCCGGTGCGCTGTTCGCGCCCGCGGCGAACGCAGCCGACGAGACCTTCATCACCATCGGGACCGGCGGCGTCACGGGCGTCTACTACCCGACCGGTGGCGCGATCTGCCGCCTGATGAACAAGAGCCACAAGGAAACCGGCGTGCGTTGCTCGGTCGAATCCACCGGCGGTTCGGTCTACAACATCAACACGATCCGTTCGGGCGAGCTGGACTTCGGCATCGCCCAGTCGGACTGGCAGTACCACGCCTACAAGGGCGACTCGAAGTTCTCCGATCAAGGTCCGTTCGAGAAGCTGCGCGCGGTGTTCTCGATCCACCCCGAGCCCTTCACCGTCGTCGCGCGTGCCGATAGCGGCATCAAGAACTTCGCCGACCTCAAGGGCAAGCGCGTGAACATCGGCAACCCCGGTTCGGGTCAGCGCGGCACCATGGAAGTGCTGATGGACGCGATGGGCTGGAAAACCTCGGACTTCGCGCTCGCAACCGAGCTGAAGGCAGCCGAGCAGTCGAAAGCGCTCTGCGACAACCAGATCGACGCGATGGTCTACACCGTGGGTCACCCCTCGGGTTCGATCCAGGAAGCCACCACCTCGTGCGACGCGACCCTCGTGAACGTCACGGGTGACGCGGTCGACAAGCTGGTCGCCGACAACCCCTACTACGCGAAAGCCACCATTCCGGGCGGCATGTATCGCGGCAACCCCGACGACACGCAGACCTTCGGTGTGCGCGCGACCCTCGTGACCTCGGCCGATGAGCCCGATGACGTCGTCTACGCTCTGGTGAAGTCGGTCTTCGACAACTTCGACGAGTTCAAGAAGCTGCACCCGGCTTTCGCGCATCTGACGCCGGAAGAAATGGTCACCAAGGGCATCTCGGCTCCGATCCATCCGGGCGCTCTGAAGTACTATAAGGAGCAGGGCTGGATCAAATAA
- a CDS encoding MurR/RpiR family transcriptional regulator: MSGSFEQRLAAQYGNLSARLREAGDYIADNPVSIATRSLRTLASESNLAPATFTRLAHALEYENFEELRETMRDQIGRRVSPFADRADRLQKDAVDPQSSFLNRYAAATQDNIAALTAAIEPGRLEAVADKLAAARRVVLLGALGSTGIAEYTAYIANFLGDNWELGARAGSSLGATLAGLDERDAVLVITKPPFARSTIRSAIHAHEQGAYVALITDSRSCPALHAADETFIVPTDSPHFYTSYVATLFLLEAILALVAKRAGPRATERIAEVERRNRLLDEVYAR, translated from the coding sequence TTGTCCGGCAGTTTCGAACAGCGATTGGCTGCGCAATATGGCAACCTTTCCGCGCGCTTGCGTGAGGCGGGAGACTATATTGCAGACAACCCGGTGAGCATCGCCACCCGTTCGCTGCGCACGCTGGCGAGCGAATCGAACCTTGCGCCCGCGACCTTCACCCGCCTCGCCCATGCGCTCGAATACGAGAATTTCGAAGAGCTGCGCGAGACCATGCGCGACCAGATCGGTCGCCGTGTGTCCCCCTTCGCGGACCGCGCCGATCGGCTGCAGAAGGATGCCGTCGATCCGCAGAGCAGCTTCCTCAACCGTTATGCCGCGGCGACGCAGGACAATATCGCAGCCCTGACCGCCGCGATCGAACCGGGACGTCTCGAGGCCGTGGCCGACAAGCTCGCCGCTGCACGCCGGGTGGTGCTGCTGGGCGCGCTCGGCTCGACGGGGATCGCGGAATACACCGCCTATATCGCCAATTTCCTCGGCGATAACTGGGAGCTGGGCGCACGGGCGGGCTCGTCGCTGGGCGCCACGCTCGCGGGGCTCGACGAGCGCGACGCGGTTCTGGTCATCACCAAGCCGCCCTTCGCGCGCTCCACCATCCGCAGCGCGATCCATGCCCATGAACAGGGCGCCTATGTCGCGCTGATTACCGACAGCCGCAGCTGTCCGGCGCTGCACGCGGCCGATGAGACCTTCATCGTGCCCACCGACAGCCCGCATTTCTACACGAGTTACGTCGCCACGCTGTTCTTGCTCGAAGCAATTCTGGCGCTGGTGGCGAAGCGCGCGGGACCCCGCGCAACCGAACGGATCGCCGAGGTCGAACGGCGCAACAGGCTTCTCGACGAAGTCTATGCGCGCTGA
- a CDS encoding aspartate aminotransferase family protein: MSHVFPRHTKSNPPLAVKGDGIYILDANGKRYLDGSGGAAVSCLGHSDADVTAAIKAQIDNIAFAHTSFFTSEPAERLADRLIAHAPGSLDRVYFTSGGSEAVESALKMARQYFVEKGEPSRSHFIARRQSYHGNTLGALAAGGNAWRREKFNPLLIDVSHIAPVHEYRWREEGETAEEYGLRVANELEAEIQRLGAENVIGFIAEPVVGATMGAVPPVKGYFKRIREICDQYGILLILDEVMCGMGRTGTLFACEQDGIAPDIVTIAKGLGAGYQPIGAALCTSEIYDAFVNGSGFFQHGHTYIGHPTATAAGDAVVKKLTEGGLVARAAQQGEVLDAALREAFGQHPHIGDIRGRGMFRGLEIVADRATKEPMDPAKAINKKLKAAAFEAGLVCYPMGGTIDGQRGDHILLAPPFIITDDQIGELVDKLGTAIREVLG; encoded by the coding sequence ATGAGTCACGTATTCCCCCGCCACACGAAGTCCAATCCGCCCTTGGCGGTGAAGGGCGACGGTATCTACATCCTCGACGCCAACGGGAAGCGATATCTCGATGGGTCCGGGGGCGCGGCGGTCTCCTGCCTCGGTCACTCTGACGCTGACGTGACTGCGGCGATCAAGGCTCAGATCGACAATATCGCCTTCGCGCACACGAGTTTCTTCACCTCCGAACCCGCCGAACGACTGGCAGATCGCCTCATCGCTCACGCGCCGGGGAGCTTGGATCGCGTCTATTTCACGTCCGGGGGATCGGAGGCGGTGGAAAGCGCGCTGAAGATGGCGCGGCAGTATTTCGTCGAGAAGGGCGAGCCGAGCCGGTCGCATTTCATCGCGCGCCGCCAGTCCTATCACGGCAATACGCTGGGCGCGCTGGCCGCTGGCGGCAATGCGTGGCGTCGCGAGAAGTTCAACCCGCTGCTGATCGATGTGAGCCATATCGCGCCCGTGCATGAATACCGCTGGCGCGAGGAAGGCGAGACGGCCGAGGAATACGGTCTGCGCGTCGCCAACGAGCTGGAGGCCGAGATTCAGCGCCTCGGGGCGGAGAACGTGATCGGCTTCATCGCCGAGCCGGTCGTCGGCGCCACGATGGGCGCGGTGCCCCCGGTGAAGGGCTATTTCAAGCGCATCCGCGAAATCTGCGATCAATACGGCATCCTGCTGATCCTCGACGAGGTGATGTGCGGGATGGGCCGGACCGGCACGCTGTTCGCCTGCGAGCAGGACGGGATTGCGCCCGATATCGTCACCATCGCGAAGGGGCTCGGCGCGGGCTACCAGCCCATCGGGGCGGCGCTCTGCACCTCCGAGATTTACGACGCCTTCGTCAACGGCTCGGGCTTCTTCCAGCACGGCCACACCTATATCGGCCACCCGACTGCGACCGCTGCGGGCGATGCGGTGGTCAAGAAGCTGACCGAGGGCGGACTGGTCGCGCGGGCGGCGCAGCAGGGCGAAGTGCTCGACGCGGCATTGCGCGAGGCGTTCGGCCAGCATCCGCATATCGGCGACATTCGCGGGCGGGGCATGTTCCGCGGCCTCGAAATCGTAGCCGACCGCGCCACGAAAGAGCCGATGGACCCGGCCAAGGCCATCAACAAGAAGCTCAAGGCGGCAGCCTTCGAGGCGGGGCTCGTCTGCTACCCGATGGGCGGCACGATCGACGGCCAGCGCGGCGACCACATTCTGCTCGCGCCGCCGTTCATCATCACCGACGACCAGATCGGGGAATTGGTGGACAAGCTCGGCACCGCGATCCGCGAGGTTCTCGGGTGA
- a CDS encoding BKACE family enzyme, whose translation MSLPHIMVAPNGATKTKTDHPALPITLDEIAQTALACRDAGAGALHLHLRDDAGRHLLDTGAYAEALAHLHPRLGEMAIQITTESAGRYEPGHQRYVALNSGAQMVSVSAREMLRDHELLAIRFYEEAAERGIAIQHILYSREDAEALVHVLPDRLLRDPGLQLIFVMGRYVAGQVSTPAMLDPFLDWMQAEAITPDWAICAFGSGETDCLRNALAKGGKARVGFENSLVMADGTTAPDNAARVAEIAAL comes from the coding sequence GTGAGCCTGCCGCATATCATGGTCGCGCCGAACGGGGCGACCAAGACGAAGACCGATCACCCGGCGCTGCCGATCACCTTGGACGAGATCGCGCAGACCGCGCTGGCCTGCCGTGACGCCGGGGCAGGGGCGCTGCATCTGCATCTGCGCGACGATGCGGGCAGACATCTGCTCGATACTGGCGCCTATGCCGAGGCGCTGGCCCATCTGCACCCGCGTCTGGGCGAGATGGCGATCCAGATCACCACCGAGTCCGCAGGGCGCTACGAACCGGGGCATCAGCGCTACGTCGCGTTGAACTCGGGCGCGCAGATGGTTTCGGTTTCGGCGCGCGAGATGCTGCGCGACCATGAATTGCTGGCGATACGGTTTTACGAAGAGGCGGCGGAACGTGGGATCGCGATCCAGCATATCCTCTACTCCCGCGAGGATGCCGAGGCGCTGGTGCATGTACTGCCGGATCGCCTGCTGCGCGATCCCGGGCTGCAACTGATCTTCGTGATGGGTCGCTATGTTGCGGGGCAGGTCTCGACGCCTGCGATGCTCGACCCGTTCCTCGACTGGATGCAGGCCGAGGCGATCACCCCGGACTGGGCGATCTGCGCCTTCGGTTCGGGCGAGACCGACTGCCTGCGCAATGCGCTCGCCAAGGGCGGCAAGGCGCGGGTCGGGTTCGAGAACTCGCTGGTGATGGCGGACGGCACCACCGCGCCCGACAACGCCGCGCGCGTGGCCGAGATCGCAGCCCTTTAA